A genomic window from Populus alba chromosome 19, ASM523922v2, whole genome shotgun sequence includes:
- the LOC118039833 gene encoding chloride channel protein CLC-c isoform X1 — translation MRERKMDLDNRATHGLHTVKEEDVEGDIENDAKGILNSDNGAHSTEPLLVKRRNTTSQIAIVGANISPIESLDYEIAENELFKQDRRSRKKVQIFQYILLKWTFALLIGLFTGLVGFFNNIAVENISGFKLLLTNKLMRKQQYYEAFAAFAGCNMVLAAAAAALCSFIAPAAAGSGIPEVKAYLNGIDGHSVLAPGTLFVKILGSILGVSAGFVVGKEGPMVHTGACIASLLGQGGSRKYHLTWTWLRYFKNDLQRRDLITCGAAAGVAAAFRAPVGGVLFALEEAASWWRSALLWRAFFTTAVVAIVLRAFMEFCGTGKCGIFGKGGLVMYDVSSEKVQYSGPDVLAVILLGIIGGIFGSLYNYLVDKVLRTYSIINEKGAAFKISLVIAIALLTSCCSYGLPWFGRCIPCPTHITVSCPNTDESGNYKSFQCPPGYYNDIASLFLSTNDDAIRNLFSASTKKEFRISTLFLFFSAVYCLGIVTYGIAIPSGLFIPVILAGACYGRLVGRLFRSISNLDTGLFALLGAASFLGGTMRMTVSLCVILLELTNDLLLLPLVMLVLLISKTVADNFNKGVYDQIVKLKGLPYMEAHAEPHMRHLVARDVVSGPLVTFLGIEKVGNILHSLRTTGHNGFPVIDEPPFSDAPELCGLVLRSHLLVLLKGKNFSRERIPAGQEILRRFAVFDFAKAGSGKGVKLEDLDIEEEEMEMYVDLHPISNASPHTVVETMSLAKAAILFRKIGLRHMCVVPLSQGRPPIVGILTRHDFMPEHILGLYPHIKPHK, via the exons atgagagaaagaaaaatggaCTTGGATAACAGGGCCACTCATGGGCTGCATACTGTTAAAGAAGAAGATGTGGAGGGAGACATTGAAAACGATGCCAAAGGAATACTAAATTCGGACAACGGTGCTCACAGCACTGAACCCCTCTTGGTGAAAAGGAGGAATACAACATCCCAGATTGCCATTGTTGGTGCCAACATTTCTCCTATTGAAAGCCTTGACTACGA GATTGctgaaaatgaattatttaaacAAGATCGGAGATCAAGAAAGAAAGTTCAGATATTTCAGTATATTTTACTGAAGTGGACATTTGCACTTCTTATTGGCCTTTTCACAGGACTTGTTggcttttttaataatatcgcAGTTGAGAACATATCTGGTTTCAAGCTGTTGCTGACTAATAAGCTCATGAGAAAGCAACA ATATTACGAGGCTTTTGCAGCATTTGCTGGTTGCAACATGGTGTTGGCGGCTGCTGCTGCAGCTCTATGCTCTTTCATTGCTCCAGCAGCAGCAGGTTCTGGTATTCCTGAAGTGAAAGCCTATCTTAATGGCATTGATGGTCATTCTGTACTGGCTCCTGGTACCCTATTTGTAAAG ATTCTTGGTTCTATTCTCGGTGTTTCTGCTGGATTTGTTGTGGGTAAAGAAGGGCCTATGGTTCACACTGGTGCATGCATAGCCTCTTTATTAGGGCAGGGGGGTTCTCGCAAATACCATTTGACTTGGACATGGCTCAGATATTTCAAAAATGATCTTCAGAGACGAGATTTGATCACTTGCGGAGCTGCTGCTGGTGTGGCAGCTGCTTTTCGTGCTCCAGTTGGAGGCGTTCTTTTCGCTCTTGAAGAAGCAGCTTCATG GTGGCGGAGTGCTCTTCTTTGGAGAGCTTTTTTCACTACAGCAGTGGTTGCTATAGTTTTGAGAGCTTTTATGGAATTTTGCGGTACCGGGAAGTGTGGGATTTTTGGGAAAGGAGGTCTAGTAATGTATGATGTGAGTTCAGAAAAGGTGCAATATAGTGGCCCGGATGTTTTAGCTGTGATACTCTTAGGCATCATCGGGGGGATTTTTGGAAGCCTGTATAACTATCTTGTGGATAAGGTTCTCCGTACTTACAGCATCATTAACGA AAAAGGTGCTGCATTTAAAATCTCACTTGTCATTGCCATCGCCCTGTTGACATCCTGTTGTTCTTACGGCCTGCCTTGGTTCGGGAGGTGCATCCCCTGCCCTACTCATATAACAGTGAGTTGTCCCAACACTGATGAATCTGGAAATTACAAAAGTTTTCAGTGCCCACCTGGTTATTACAATGACATTGCCTCCCTTTTTCTAAGCACTAATGATGATGCTATTCGCAACCTCTTTAGCGCCAGCACTAAAAAAGAATTTCGTATATCCACTCTCTTCCTCTTTTTCTCTGCTGTTTATTGTCTTGGCATTGTTACATATGGAATTGCTATCCCATCTGGACTTTTCATCCCTGTTATTTTAGCTGGAGCTTGCTATGGCCGTCTTGTTGGGAGACTATTTAGATCCATCTCTAACCTTGACACCGGTCTATTTGCCTTACTTGGAGCTGCATCCTTCCTTGGTGGTACCATGAGAATGACAGTTTCCCTTTGTGTAATACTGCTCGAACTCACTAATGATTTATTGTTGCTTCCCCTTGTGATGTTGGTTCTCCTTATCTCAAAAACTGTGGCTGATAACTTCAACAAGGGTGTCTATGACCAAATTGTGAAATTGAAAGGATTGCCTTACATGGAGGCCCACGCAGAACCTCATATGAGGCATTTGGTTGCACGTGATGTTGTCTCTGGTCCACTGGTAACTTTTCTTGGTATTGAAAAGGTGGGCAATATACTGCATTCTTTGAGGACAACTGGACATAATGGGTTCCCAGTGATTGATGAACCACCTTTCTCAGATGCACCAGAACTGTGCGGCCTTGTCTTGAGGTCACATTTGCTTGTTTTGCTTAAAGGCAAGAATTTTTCAAGGGAAAGGATACCTGCTGGTCAAGAGATCTTGCGTAGATTTGCAGTATTTGATTTTGCTAAAGCTGGATCTGGGAAGGGTGTCAAGTTAGAGGATCTGGATATTGAAGAGGAAGAGATGGAGAT